In the Oxobacter pfennigii genome, one interval contains:
- a CDS encoding RuBisCO large subunit C-terminal-like domain-containing protein, giving the protein MFFNGISDYKLSGERFAVEYRIYGNESEAYAKAKDICIEQTVEFPEELVPEGFIRDFIVGKIEYFKPYDDNSFKVKISFCIESAAGELTQLLNVIFGNISIKPEIKVENIELPQSILSLFKGPRFGREGIRKLLKIEKRPILFTALKPMGISAKDMAELAYKFALGGIDIIKDDHGISNQPFSPFEERVKLCTEAVRAANIKTGNNAIYVPNITAPYEEVMGRAEFSKKIGAGGLLISPGLSGYDIMRQIACDDNIRLPIFSHPAFQGTYVMGREGISHGVLFGQIARLAGADGTIYPNFGGRFSFTREECEDISRRTEEPMGDIKSIFPCPAGGMSLSSIPESLKVYGNDVIFLVGSGLFKNGPDIIESSRYFRDIIDKHYV; this is encoded by the coding sequence GTGTTTTTTAATGGTATTTCTGACTATAAATTATCGGGTGAAAGATTTGCTGTTGAATACAGGATTTACGGAAATGAAAGTGAGGCCTATGCAAAGGCAAAGGATATATGCATTGAACAGACGGTGGAATTTCCTGAGGAACTGGTGCCGGAAGGTTTTATACGGGATTTTATTGTAGGAAAGATAGAATACTTTAAACCCTATGATGATAATTCCTTTAAGGTAAAAATAAGCTTTTGCATAGAAAGTGCCGCAGGAGAACTTACTCAGCTTTTAAACGTCATTTTCGGAAACATAAGCATAAAGCCGGAAATTAAGGTGGAAAACATAGAATTGCCTCAATCAATATTGTCTTTATTTAAAGGGCCCAGGTTCGGAAGGGAAGGGATAAGAAAGCTCTTAAAAATTGAAAAACGCCCCATATTGTTCACAGCCTTAAAGCCTATGGGAATTTCAGCAAAGGATATGGCTGAGCTTGCCTATAAATTTGCATTGGGGGGAATCGATATAATTAAAGATGACCACGGGATTTCCAATCAGCCCTTTTCCCCTTTTGAAGAACGAGTTAAGCTATGCACTGAGGCCGTCAGAGCAGCCAATATAAAGACAGGGAATAATGCAATTTATGTCCCTAATATAACTGCTCCATATGAAGAGGTGATGGGAAGGGCCGAATTTTCTAAGAAAATTGGCGCGGGGGGCCTTTTGATTTCGCCGGGGTTATCGGGTTATGATATAATGAGGCAAATTGCCTGTGATGATAATATAAGACTTCCCATATTCAGCCATCCGGCTTTCCAAGGTACATATGTTATGGGAAGGGAAGGAATATCTCATGGAGTGCTGTTCGGACAAATAGCAAGGCTGGCAGGGGCAGACGGTACAATCTATCCTAACTTTGGAGGCCGGTTCTCCTTCACCCGTGAAGAGTGCGAAGATATATCAAGAAGAACAGAAGAGCCTATGGGGGATATAAAATCCATATTTCCCTGTCCGGCAGGTGGAATGAGTCTATCCAGTATACCTGAATCTTTAAAAGTATACGGTAATGATGTTATATTCCTGGTAGGGAGCGGACTTTTTAAAAATGGACCTGATATTATAGAGAGCAGCCGCTATTTTCGTGATATTATTGATAAGCATTATGTTTAA